CACCACCTCGACGACGGGACGATCCGGATCGTCGAGGTTGACGAGGACACCACCGCGTACGACCGGGACCACATCCCCGGCGCGGTCGGCTGGAACTGGAACACCGACCTGCACAGCCGGGTCGGCCGGGACTACGCCGACCGCGAGGGCGTCCAGCACCTGCTGCGGGCGGCCGGGGTGGAGGACGACACCACCGTGGTGCTGTACGGCGGCAACAACAACTGGTTCGCCGCGTACGCCTACTGGCTGCTGCGGCTGCGCGGCTTCGGGCCGGTGCGGCTGCTGGACGGCGGGCGCAAGAAGTGGGAGCTGGAGGGCCGGGAGCTCGTCCAGGAGGTGATGGACTACCAGCACACCGGCTACCGGCTGACCGGGCCCGAGCGGCCGGAGCTGCGGGCGATGCGGGACGAGGTGCTGGCCAAGGCCGAGGTGTTCGCCAAACCCGGCGCGGACGCGGTGCTGGTGGACGTCCGCTCGCCGGCCGAGTTCCGGGGCGAGCTGATCGCGCCGCCGCACCTGCCGCAGGAGCAGGCGCAGGTGC
The genomic region above belongs to Streptomyces sp. 1331.2 and contains:
- a CDS encoding sulfurtransferase, yielding MTGNGYAHPEALVGTEWLSHHLDDGTIRIVEVDEDTTAYDRDHIPGAVGWNWNTDLHSRVGRDYADREGVQHLLRAAGVEDDTTVVLYGGNNNWFAAYAYWLLRLRGFGPVRLLDGGRKKWELEGRELVQEVMDYQHTGYRLTGPERPELRAMRDEVLAKAEVFAKPGADAVLVDVRSPAEFRGELIAPPHLPQEQAQVPGHIPGAVNIPWSQAANDDGSFRSAEELRALYGGRGVEAEREVIAYCRIGERSAHTWFTLTELLGYPHVKNYDGSWTEYGSLVRAPVVLGA